A single genomic interval of Saccharothrix saharensis harbors:
- a CDS encoding GH12 family glycosyl hydrolase domain-containing protein, whose amino-acid sequence MRKTVRALVLAGLMAATAVVAAAGPAQADTTICEQYGSTTIQGRYVVQNNRWGTSATQCINVTSTGFRLTQQQGSAPTNGAPLSYPSVFLGCHYTNCSPGSNLPMQVSRIRSASSSISYTYVGGTYNASYDIWLDPTPKTNGVNQMEIMIWFNRQGSIQPIGSAVGNTTIGGRSWQVWRGSNGANNVISYVAPSPITSWSFNVMDFVNDVRNRGAITTSWYLTSIQAGFEPWNGGVGLAVNNFSASVSG is encoded by the coding sequence ATGCGAAAGACCGTCCGCGCCCTCGTGCTGGCCGGGTTGATGGCCGCCACCGCGGTCGTCGCCGCAGCCGGGCCGGCCCAGGCCGACACCACCATCTGCGAGCAGTACGGCTCGACCACCATCCAGGGCCGCTACGTGGTCCAGAACAACCGCTGGGGCACGTCGGCCACCCAGTGCATCAACGTCACCTCGACCGGGTTCCGGCTCACGCAGCAGCAGGGCTCGGCGCCGACCAACGGCGCACCGCTGTCGTACCCGTCGGTGTTCCTCGGCTGCCACTACACCAACTGCTCGCCGGGGTCCAACCTGCCGATGCAGGTCAGCCGGATCCGCAGCGCGTCGTCCTCGATCAGCTACACCTACGTGGGCGGCACGTACAACGCCTCCTACGACATCTGGCTCGACCCGACGCCGAAGACCAACGGGGTCAACCAGATGGAGATCATGATCTGGTTCAACCGGCAGGGCTCGATCCAGCCGATCGGCAGCGCCGTCGGCAACACCACCATCGGCGGCCGCAGCTGGCAGGTCTGGCGCGGCAGCAACGGCGCGAACAACGTGATCTCCTACGTGGCGCCGTCGCCGATCACGTCGTGGTCGTTCAACGTCATGGACTTCGTCAACGACGTCCGCAACCGCGGCGCGATCACCACGTCCTGGTACCTGACCAGCATCCAGGCCGGTTTCGAGCCGTGGAACGGCGGCGTCGGCCTGGCGGTCAACAACTTCTCGGCCTCCGTCAGCGGCTGA
- a CDS encoding FAD-binding oxidoreductase — MQATGLVALGAAERDWDRLRRALTGRLVLPGDDVYDTVRRPYNTVYAHRRPAAVALCADESDVARCLEFAARERIPVAARSGGHSYAGYSVPEHGLVIDLAALDAIRVDDRGRVRVGAGVRMIDLYDELARAGRLLPAGSCPTVGIGGLALGGGISVVGRAYGLTCDHLLGARIVPPGSGPHRVDAHTEPDLFWALRGGGGGNFGVVTSFTFDTAPAPDVTVFGLTFPAGAAADVLGAWQEWVPGTPDGLWSACNVGAGSPPSTGVGGSWIGPPRELDRLLDRLAAKVAPVGRTVRSMDYGSAMRYFAGCLPACRPDDGSPFVASSRMLHRPIDPAPVVALLEGARTGRAQFDTFGGAIARVRPDATAFPHRDAIASAQAYVDVVGVSEAEARRMMADLRDAIGHGTGYVNYIDPDMPDWPTAYYGRNLPRLRRVARRYDPDRVLAFPQGLA; from the coding sequence ATGCAAGCCACCGGACTCGTCGCGCTGGGCGCGGCGGAGCGCGATTGGGACCGGCTGCGCCGGGCGCTCACCGGCAGGCTGGTCCTGCCCGGGGACGATGTCTACGACACCGTGCGCCGGCCGTACAACACGGTGTACGCGCACCGCAGGCCCGCGGCCGTGGCGTTGTGCGCGGACGAGTCCGACGTCGCGCGGTGCCTGGAGTTCGCCGCCCGGGAACGGATCCCGGTCGCGGCGCGCAGCGGCGGGCACAGCTACGCCGGGTACTCGGTGCCCGAGCACGGCCTCGTCATCGACCTGGCCGCGCTGGACGCCATCCGGGTGGACGACCGCGGCCGGGTCCGGGTGGGCGCGGGCGTCCGGATGATCGACCTGTACGACGAGCTGGCGCGCGCGGGCCGGTTGCTGCCCGCCGGGTCGTGCCCGACGGTCGGCATCGGCGGTCTCGCGCTGGGCGGCGGGATCAGCGTCGTCGGGCGCGCCTACGGCCTCACGTGCGACCACCTGCTGGGCGCGCGGATCGTGCCGCCGGGCAGCGGGCCGCACCGGGTCGACGCGCACACCGAGCCGGACCTGTTCTGGGCGCTGCGCGGCGGTGGCGGCGGCAACTTCGGCGTCGTCACGTCGTTCACGTTCGACACCGCGCCCGCGCCCGACGTGACCGTGTTCGGGCTGACGTTCCCGGCGGGCGCGGCGGCCGACGTGCTCGGCGCGTGGCAGGAGTGGGTGCCCGGCACCCCGGACGGTCTGTGGTCCGCGTGCAACGTGGGCGCGGGCAGCCCGCCGTCGACCGGCGTCGGCGGTAGCTGGATCGGGCCGCCGCGGGAGCTGGACCGGCTGCTCGACCGGCTCGCCGCGAAGGTCGCGCCCGTCGGTCGCACGGTCCGGTCGATGGACTACGGCAGCGCGATGCGGTACTTCGCCGGCTGCCTGCCCGCGTGCCGACCGGACGACGGCTCGCCGTTCGTGGCGTCCTCCCGGATGCTGCACCGGCCGATCGACCCGGCGCCGGTCGTCGCCCTGCTGGAGGGCGCGCGCACCGGGCGGGCGCAGTTCGACACGTTCGGCGGAGCCATCGCGCGGGTGCGGCCGGACGCCACCGCGTTCCCGCACCGCGACGCCATCGCCAGCGCCCAGGCCTACGTCGACGTGGTCGGCGTCAGCGAGGCCGAGGCCCGTCGCATGATGGCCGACCTGCGTGACGCCATCGGGCACGGCACCGGCTACGTCAACTACATCGACCCGGACATGCCGGACTGGCCGACCGCGTACTACGGCCGCAACCTGCCGCGCCTGCGCCGCGTCGCCCGCCGCTACGACCCGGACCGCGTCCTCGCGTTCCCCCAGGGGCTCGCCTGA